From the genome of Rhizobium sp. ZPR4:
AGCATCCTGCAGCAGCTGATTGGCGCGCTGCAAAAGGAATCGTTTCCGCTTGGCAATGTCCGCGTCGTGACCGCGGCCGCCGTGCCGCTGGCAAAGACCTGGCCGAAGTCCTCCTTCGTCATGCCGTTCACGGCCATGCTCGGCCTTGCAGCCGGCGTCATGGCAGCGCTTTTGCGGGATGGCCTGGACCGCCGCGTCAGTTCCAGCGAAAAGTTGCGGCGGGAATTGGGGATCAGTTCTCTCGGCCACGTGCCCGTCTACATGAGCCCGTCCTTCCTGCCGGGGCGCATGGCGGTCGCCAATGCTGGCTGGCGACGAACGATGCTGCCGTTGAGATCCGTGCTCGATACGCCCTATTCGCAATTTTCCGAAGCCTTGCGTGGCGTCAAGCATTCGATCGATTCCGCCTTCCCGCCGAACGCACCCATGGTGATCGGCATCACCTCGGTCGGTACCGGCGAAGGCAAGACCACGATCGCAACCAATCTCGCACAGCTCTACCAGCACGAAGGTGCATCCGTTGTGCTCGTCGACGCCGATTTCCTCAATGCGAGACTGAGCTGCGTGGTGACCGAAGCCGGCACCGATTTCGGCATGGAAGCCTTGAGCATCAACGATGTGCCGCGCCGCTATGCCGTCGCCCATGAGGGTGGCCTGCTTGTTGCGAAGGCCGAGCACGAGCCCGAGGCGGAAGTCATGCAGGCCCATGGCGGCGTTCCGGTCGTCACCGTCGACGAGACCGAAAAATCCGTTACCGCTTTTCAGCGCTATGGGCATCTGCCCGCACTGAAGGCTGAGATCGACTTGTTGCGCCGGCGATACAAGGTCGTCATCGTCGACATGTCCGCTTTCGAGGATTCTGCCGATACACGTGTCATCTGCACCTATCTCGAGGGCATTGTCGTCGTCGTCGGGCAGACGAACAAGATGACGGTGGAGAGGCTGTCGGACGCACTGGCAAGCTTCGGCACGACCACGATCAATATTCTCGGCATCATCGCCAATCGCAGCCACGAAAGGCGCCACCACCAGGATAAGCGTCTTTGGCGCCGCAGGCAGGATCGGCGCCAGGTGCGTGCATCCGCAAGGCGGCTTACGGGTGGCGTAGTGGGTCGTCCCTTGAAGGTTACGCTTGGTATCGCAAGCTCCGGCCGCCGCGATATCCTATCGTCCATCCTCCCGCATGTTGCCAGCCAGACCCGGAAGCCGGACGAGATCGTCGTGTGCCTTTCCTCGCCGGAAGACATCGATCCGAGTTGCCTGCGAAATCTCGACATTCCGGTGCGCGTGCTTATCAGCGAGCGCGGGCTTTGCCGTCAGCGCAATCGCATCCTCGACAGCGTTCAGGACGCGGATATCGTCCTTTTCCTCGATGACGATTTTCTGATGACGCCTGCCTATATCGAGGAAACGGAACGGCTGTTTCAGCTGCAGCCGGATGTCGCCATGTGCACCGGAACGGTCTTGGCTGACGGTATTACAGGACCAGGTATTTCCGTTCGTGATGGCTTACGCTTGGTCGATGCGGGACGCCGGCGTCGCTCCGAGCCCTCAATGCAAATCCGATCTGTTTACAATGCCTATGGCTGCAACATGGCGATCCGCATGGCCATCGTCAAAGCCGCGGCCCTGCGTTTCGACGAGAACCTGCCCTTCTATGGCTGGCTCGAGGATGTCGATTTCAGCAGGCTCGTGGCCCATTATGGCCAGGTTGTCAGCGTCAAACAGCTCGAAGGCGTTCATCTCGGCACGAAAGGTGGCCGATCGGGTGGTGTCCGTCTCGGCTATTCGCAAATAGCAAATCCACTTTATCTCATGCGCAAGCGCACGATGAGCGTGCCGCAGGCAACGATGCAGATCGGCCGCAATCTTGCAGCCAACCTCGTCAAGGTCTGGCGACCGGAGCCCTGGGTCGACCGCAAGGGTCGCCTCAGAGGCAATGTCATCGCGCTTCGTGATCTGCTCAAGGGCAGGTTGGCACCGCAGAACATCGAAGCATTGGAATAGTCCGGTGGCGCGCTCCTCTGGCCTCGATCGCGTTGTCGTCATCAACGACCGCTCCGCCAAGATAGGCGGAGCGTCGAATCTGGCGATACTTTCAGCCACTTTGCTGCAGGAAGCCGGGGTCGCCGTGACCTACTTTGCTGGCGACAGCGCAGGTTCCGAACGGCCGGCATCCGACACCATCAATCTGGCAGCGCAGCCGCTGATGCAGCAGCCGCGTCTCAGCGCGCTTGCCAGCGGCCTTTACAGCCGTCAAGCCTATGACGGCCTGAATGCCCTCATGTCGCGCGTCGACAGCCGGGGCACCATCTATCACGTTCATGGTTGGTCGAAGATCCTGTCGCCGTCGATTTTTCGCGCCTTATGGCCGGTTCGCGACCGGGTGGTCTTGCACGCTCACGACTATTTCCTCTCCTGCCCGAACGGAGGATTTGCCAATTACCGCAGAAGCCAGGTCTGCCCCTTGACGCCGATGTCGCTCGGCTGTCTGGCGACAAACTGCGACAAGCGCGGCTACCATGAGAAGATCTGGAGATCGGCCCGCCATATGGTGAGGGAGCATTATTATCCCATCCAGCAATTTGCAGCCAATATCATCGTTGTGCATCAACGCATGAGTGAGTATTTCGCCCGCGGGCAGATCGACATGGGCAACATCGAGACAATTCGCAATCCGGTTGAACCTTTCCTCGCCCATCCGACGGAACCCTGGAAGAAGCGTGACTTTTTCTTTGTCGGTCGGCTGGAGCCGGAAAAGGGATTTGAAGATGCCGCGATCGCGGCACGGCTCGCCGGTGAGAAGCTACACGTCATAGGCGATGGTGCCGGCCGCGCTCGCCTGGAGCGGGACTTTCCGGAAGTCGTCATTCATGGCTGGAAGTCCAAGGGCGAGATGCGGGACATCCTGTGCGATGCGCGCGCGCTCGTCATTTCCTCCCGAGTGCCCGAGCCTTTCGGGCTGGCGGCGTTAGAGGCCGTGACCAGCGGCATACCAGTGATCTTGCCGGACACGGCGCTTCTCGGCGACGAGCTTTCGATGCTCGGATGCGGATTGACCTTTCAGGGCGGCAAGGTGGAAACGCTCGCAAGCGGAATACGCCGGCTTGCCAGCGATGACATGCTGCTTCGCCTCATGAGCGTGAATTGCCTCCGCCGGTCAGGCGAGCTGGCGCACACACCGGTCTCATGGCGTGACGCATTGCTCGCCCTATACGATCGCGTTCTCGACCGTGCAAACGCCGCCGGCATGAACTTGCGGTCGACCCTGAATGACGACTTTTCAGCCGCCCATCGACTGATCGACGAGGCAGGCTGAGGCTTGTGGGTAGCTCTGTGTCCGGCTCTCTACGCCAATGGGACTAAGCCAATGTCCGCAGGGTCAATTGTCAAGGATTGGGGCAGCTGGCAGCCTTTGAAGGGAGCATGATAGTGGTGAGGGGTCTGGAAGATGTTATCGACTTTTGACAGCATTGCCCATCGCGAGCGATCTCGCCGTGAGGCGAGGCGAACGGAACGGCTCGGACGGGCCAAGCGTATTGTCGACCTTGTTCTTTCCGGGTTCGGGCTGTTGTTTCTTGCGCCGGCGCTGCTTGTCATCGCGATTGCATTGCTTCTGGTCGACGGCCGGCCCATCATCTACCGCCATACGCGCGTCGGCCGCGATGGACGCCCGTTCGATTGCTTGAAATTCCGCACGATGCGCAAGGATGCCGATCGGCAGCTGGCGGAGCTACTGGCGCGTGACGAGATGCGAAAGCAGGAATGGCTATCGACGCAGAAGTTGACGAACGACCCGCGCGTCCACTGGTTGGGGAAGTACCTGCGCATGAGCAGCGCCGATGAGCTACCACAATTGGTGAACGTTCAGCGCGGTGACATGAGCCTGGTCGGACCCCGACCCGTCGTCGCCGCCGAGCTCGATCGCTACGGAGCCAATCTCTATTGCTATCTGGGGCTGCGGCCGGGGATCACGGGTCTCTGGCAGGTCAACCGCCATGCCGATACCACTTACGAGGAGCGTATCCAGTTCGATCTGGACTACTTCCACAGTCGTTCATTGCGCACCGACTTTGCAATTCTCGTAAAAACGGTCGGCGTCGTGCTGCTCGCACGCAACGAAAAAGAACGTCTCACCAAATGAAAAAAGCAGCGACGGCCATCCAAACGATAAGGCAGAAGATCACCAGAATCCAACGAAGCAACAATTTCTGGCGCAATCCACCTGGCTGTCCCGAGGCGATGCGATCTTGGTTCTCGTCTTTCATAAGCGGCTCTGCGTGGTGTTTCATGACAATTGCCGGCAAGCCCCCCTTCTATTGCCGAGAATTTCGATCGGACCCTGACGTTCAGGGTAATAACTTCTCTGAAACAAAATCGAACAATTCCGGCACACCCCGCTTGCAGGCAGCGTTTCATTACACGGAATCATGTCCTGAATGGGAACGCTATAGACTTTATCTGGTGCAAGGCTGGAAACAACTGTGGATTATCATGTTATTTTTCAACGGAATTTCTCAACCGGGCGATGCGAAGGCCGGATTTGCTCGTGTTTACTTACCGCGACGGTGCGCTGATGGATAGCTTTCCGCTTCGCCCCAAGCGCACTGTCTGGACGAGCCTGCGTCATTGGCTGCGCGCCCGCATGCCCGCGATCATCGGTGACGGAGCCTCGACGCTCGTTTCGAAAGTCGTATCGCAGGTCGTCCAGCTTCTCATATTCCTCGTCGCCGCCCGCGTGTTGGAATCGGCCGAATTCGGTCTCTATGCGTTCAGTTCCGCCATCGTCGTCATGCTTGTCGTGATCTCGGAAGGGGGATGGGGCGAGTTCGTCATGAAGGCCGAGTGCACGGATCGGGAGCTCGACCAGATCGGCACGATTTCGATCATCGCCGGCGTGCTGGTCACGATCGTCGGACTGATGGGTGCCGCCATTGCCTGGCTCGTTTTCGGCCGGCAGCATGAGGCGCTTCTCCTCGTTCTTTTCAGCTGCTGGTTTTTGCCATCGTCTCTTTACGCGGTTTACGATGGGTTGTTGGTCGCGCGCGGCCTGCTGCGCAAACAAGCCGCTATTCGGATAGCCAGCGAAATTGCCGGGCTCTGCGTTGCGATGCTGGGGCTGTGGCTTGGCTGGAACGTGTTTTCGCTCGCGGCCGGTCGGCTCGTTTCGCAACTGGTCTGTCTTGCCGGCTCGGTGGCCGTGCTCGCCTGGCGTCCCAGGCTGCATCTCACCTGGCCTTTCGCACGCGAGATTCTCGAATTTTCGAGCCATATCCTGTCGAACCGGCTGATCCTCTTTCTCCGCTCCTATTCCGGAACGCTTGCGATCGGCAGCTTTCTGGGCCTTGCGGAGGCGGGCTATTATCGCGTCGCGGAACGCATCGTCGCGGCATTTTCCGAACTTATCGGCGAACCGGCGCGAATGCTGGCCTGGACGTTGTTTCGCCGTGCGGCGATCGTGATCGGAGTGGACGGTAGGCAGGTTCGCGACGCCGGCCCCTCCGCAACCGTCTTTATGACGGTTCTCATGGCAATCTCCACGCCGATCTATCTCGGCCTTTCGCTGATATCGTCCGATTTGATCGACATCGTGCTCGGCGAAAAATGGGCGTCAGCGGCAATTCTCGTCGCGATCCTGTCGGTGAAGCAGATCCTGTTGATGCCGGGCTACGTCACGGAAGCCCTTCTATCCCTGTCGGGCAACATCAGGCGCATGCCTCGCACCCTGCTGCTGAATGCGGTGGTCTCCGTCTCCCTGATCCTGCTTCTGGCGCCTTTCGGTGTGGTCGCTGCCGCCTGGGGACAGTGCCTGGCGTCGCTGATCTCCTTCTTCACGTCGATGCATCTGCAAAAGAACTATGGCGGCCTTCGGTGGGGACGCGTGCTGCGCAAGAGCGGTTATCTGGCCGTTGCCGTCGCGTTGATGGCGTCAGCGGTTTATGGGCTCGGCTATTTCGCCGGATCGCTCAGCATGCAGCGCGTCCTGACTGTGTTGCTGCAGGTGGTCTCGGGCGGTGCAATCTATATCTGCACGCTTCTGGCTCTGGAGAAGATGAGTGGAGGCGCGGTTTCGATTCTTTCGGGCAGGCGATGATCGGCGACGACAGGATAGATACGGATAGGGGGATGCAGGATGACGGCTTCGGTACAATCCAATTTGTCATGGTCGGCGCATGCACGCTCGGTTTTGAAGAGCGCCGCACAGACGGCCGCCCAGGGGCTTTCGCCACTGCGCCTGGCCAGAGGGCGGTTGAACTATCTCTTGCCCTTTCCACGGCGGTTTACGGGCGCCTATGGCACCTATGAGGCTGCCATGGCTGCCGCCCGCAGGCAGACCATGGCCGGCTATGATCACGATGAGATCGCGACCGTTGCATTTGCCAAAATGTGTG
Proteins encoded in this window:
- a CDS encoding sugar transferase — its product is MLSTFDSIAHRERSRREARRTERLGRAKRIVDLVLSGFGLLFLAPALLVIAIALLLVDGRPIIYRHTRVGRDGRPFDCLKFRTMRKDADRQLAELLARDEMRKQEWLSTQKLTNDPRVHWLGKYLRMSSADELPQLVNVQRGDMSLVGPRPVVAAELDRYGANLYCYLGLRPGITGLWQVNRHADTTYEERIQFDLDYFHSRSLRTDFAILVKTVGVVLLARNEKERLTK
- a CDS encoding glycosyltransferase family 4 protein, with amino-acid sequence MARSSGLDRVVVINDRSAKIGGASNLAILSATLLQEAGVAVTYFAGDSAGSERPASDTINLAAQPLMQQPRLSALASGLYSRQAYDGLNALMSRVDSRGTIYHVHGWSKILSPSIFRALWPVRDRVVLHAHDYFLSCPNGGFANYRRSQVCPLTPMSLGCLATNCDKRGYHEKIWRSARHMVREHYYPIQQFAANIIVVHQRMSEYFARGQIDMGNIETIRNPVEPFLAHPTEPWKKRDFFFVGRLEPEKGFEDAAIAARLAGEKLHVIGDGAGRARLERDFPEVVIHGWKSKGEMRDILCDARALVISSRVPEPFGLAALEAVTSGIPVILPDTALLGDELSMLGCGLTFQGGKVETLASGIRRLASDDMLLRLMSVNCLRRSGELAHTPVSWRDALLALYDRVLDRANAAGMNLRSTLNDDFSAAHRLIDEAG
- a CDS encoding oligosaccharide flippase family protein; protein product: MFTYRDGALMDSFPLRPKRTVWTSLRHWLRARMPAIIGDGASTLVSKVVSQVVQLLIFLVAARVLESAEFGLYAFSSAIVVMLVVISEGGWGEFVMKAECTDRELDQIGTISIIAGVLVTIVGLMGAAIAWLVFGRQHEALLLVLFSCWFLPSSLYAVYDGLLVARGLLRKQAAIRIASEIAGLCVAMLGLWLGWNVFSLAAGRLVSQLVCLAGSVAVLAWRPRLHLTWPFAREILEFSSHILSNRLILFLRSYSGTLAIGSFLGLAEAGYYRVAERIVAAFSELIGEPARMLAWTLFRRAAIVIGVDGRQVRDAGPSATVFMTVLMAISTPIYLGLSLISSDLIDIVLGEKWASAAILVAILSVKQILLMPGYVTEALLSLSGNIRRMPRTLLLNAVVSVSLILLLAPFGVVAAAWGQCLASLISFFTSMHLQKNYGGLRWGRVLRKSGYLAVAVALMASAVYGLGYFAGSLSMQRVLTVLLQVVSGGAIYICTLLALEKMSGGAVSILSGRR
- a CDS encoding GNVR domain-containing protein; this translates as MAIHEIGKGLRSIPSSAKGTGGSEYISFRDVWRFLQRHWMIFALFTGAGLGIGGFYMATTQPVYLATTRLVMDPDQGRIVSQDAFTGTVIIEAAEIASQVEIVKSEAIARAVVQKLNLTEDPEIVGGMSWQATLHDKLRAIFSFFKHGDDGSAKAETTEDDLMRRTMASFLSRVEVTRVGQSYILEIGYSSVDPQKAADAANAIAEAYISTGLSERASAAQSGAKWLETRLIEVGRQAREAAMNVEEFRAKNGIMEISTSSSLDQQQLSEISSQAVAAKAQTAAESAKLETLNQLMSGGKIQGDVDETMNNPRIQKLQEDLGTATIKLNNLTSRYDADNPAIIAAQQEIDRIKGDMRKEFERIQAVYKANLEVAKTREKLLSDELASLKDAGTDKNLARVELSEMESRATTYRRMYESILQQLIGALQKESFPLGNVRVVTAAAVPLAKTWPKSSFVMPFTAMLGLAAGVMAALLRDGLDRRVSSSEKLRRELGISSLGHVPVYMSPSFLPGRMAVANAGWRRTMLPLRSVLDTPYSQFSEALRGVKHSIDSAFPPNAPMVIGITSVGTGEGKTTIATNLAQLYQHEGASVVLVDADFLNARLSCVVTEAGTDFGMEALSINDVPRRYAVAHEGGLLVAKAEHEPEAEVMQAHGGVPVVTVDETEKSVTAFQRYGHLPALKAEIDLLRRRYKVVIVDMSAFEDSADTRVICTYLEGIVVVVGQTNKMTVERLSDALASFGTTTINILGIIANRSHERRHHQDKRLWRRRQDRRQVRASARRLTGGVVGRPLKVTLGIASSGRRDILSSILPHVASQTRKPDEIVVCLSSPEDIDPSCLRNLDIPVRVLISERGLCRQRNRILDSVQDADIVLFLDDDFLMTPAYIEETERLFQLQPDVAMCTGTVLADGITGPGISVRDGLRLVDAGRRRRSEPSMQIRSVYNAYGCNMAIRMAIVKAAALRFDENLPFYGWLEDVDFSRLVAHYGQVVSVKQLEGVHLGTKGGRSGGVRLGYSQIANPLYLMRKRTMSVPQATMQIGRNLAANLVKVWRPEPWVDRKGRLRGNVIALRDLLKGRLAPQNIEALE